Part of the Flavobacteriales bacterium genome is shown below.
CAATGTTACTTCTACTGCAGCGACTTTGGATTGGAATAATGCTTCACCGACAGGGGTTTACAACATCCGTTACAGTACTGATGGAGGTGCGACTTGGACTGCAATCGATGGTCATTTAGGTTCCTCTATTAATCTTACTAACCTTATTCCATCAACTACTTATGAAGTTGAGATTTATTCTTCAGCTTATGGTTGTTTATCAGTGCCTTATGTTACTTCGTTTTCAACTTTATTTGAGTGTTTAACTCCTGAAAACATTGTAATAAATTATAACCCATCTGAAGCTACTATTTCTTGGGATGAACTTGTCGGGTCGTTATCATATGAAATTTTGTATAATTTTGGTTCAGGTTTTACCACAGTAACAACAGAATCAAATAGTATTACGCTCAGCCTTTCGGGTTCTACAACAAATGTTTTCTATATTAGAGCAAACTGTCCAAACGACCAACAATCTGCTTGGTCTGCAGTACAGTCTTTCTCTTTAACTTGTGATGTGCCATCTGATATAGTCGTTTCTAATTCGGGAACAGACTTGACCATTGATTGGGAAGGTTCAGCCCCAATGTATAGATTGATTTACAATGTTGGTAACGGTTGGGTGAATGTTTATCCAACAGTTTCAGACTATACTGTTTCAGATGTTCCTGTTGGTACTAACGTTACCTATTATATAAGGTCTATTTGTGATGACGAAACAAACTTCTTCTCATCTTGGGCTTCAGGTTCGTATACGACACTGTCAGGAGGTAAAATAGCTCAGGACAATTCATTTGAGGTTGAAGTATATCCAAATCCAACTGATGGATTGGTTAATATTTCTTTCGATAAGATAATTGAGCAAAATGTAAATATTAGATTAGTCGATGCGTTTGGTAAAGAAGTTTATCGTAAGCAATTCAATGTTGGTTTTGAAACAAGTGTTATAGGCTTTGATATATCAAATTATGCTAAAGGAGTTTACTTCTTGCAATTGGTTTCGGACGATATTGTAAAAACAGAAAGAATAGTATTGCACTAGTAATAAGGTTTATTTTTGAAATATCTCTAAAAAAGTATTACATTTGCACACGATTGTTTTTTAATGAGGGGGCCTATCGCCCCCTCTTTTGTTAAATGTTTTTATGTTAAAAAAAGAGTTAATAATAAAACTTGTTGGCGATTACATTCTAGAAAACGAGTCTATTTTTCTTGTTGATGTGAAAGTTAGTTCGTCAAACCAAATAGAAGTTTTGATAGATTCTTTTGATGGTATAAGTATCAAAAACTGTATTACTTTGAGTAGGCATATAGAGTCAGCTTTAGATAGAGATGAATGCGACTTCTCTTTACAGGTTGCTAGTGCTGGTTTGAGTGAACCATTTAAGGTTTTTCAACAATATAAGAAGAGTATTGGTAGAGATGTCAACGTTTATCTAAAAGGCGGAAAAGAGCTGTTAGGTAAAATGCTTGATGCGAAAGAAGGAGAAGGAATAACATTAGAAACAATCACAAATAAAAAACAAGGAAAAAAGAAAACACAAATTATTGAACAACAATCATTAAGTTTTGACCAGATAGACAAAACTAAGGTTGTTATATCCTTTTAAATTACATTATAAAGATGAATGCGACAAATTTAATTGAATCATTTTCAGAGTTTAAAGAATTTAAAAACATAGATCGTGAAACGATGATGAACGTTCTTGAAGATGTTTTTAGAAGTATAATGATAAAACAGTATGGCACAGATGAAAATGTAGATGTCATTATCAATATTGATAAAGGTGATTTAGAAATCTGGAGAAACCGAGAAATTGTAGCTGACGAAGAAATTGAAGATAGTAATTTACAAATTTCTTATACAGATGCCATTAAAATTGAGCCAGATTTTGAGATTGGAGAAGAAGTATCTGAACAAGTTTTCTTGAAAGACTTTGGCAGAAGACAAGTTTTAGCATTAAGACAAACCCTTACTTCTAGAATTTTAGATTTAGAGAAAAAAGAAATTTTTGATAGATATGAAGATAGGATAGGTGAAATAATCAATGGTGAAGTTTATCAAGTTTGGAGAAATGAAGTTCTTATACTTGACGGGGAAGAAAATGAATTGATTTTACCAAAGTCTGAAGCTATTCCAAGTGATTACTTTAAGAAAGGTGACACCATAAGAGCAGTTGTTAAAAGCGTAGAGATGAGAAATCACAATCCATTAATCATCCTTTCCAGAACAGCTCCTGAGTTTTTAGCTCGATTATTTGAGCAAGAAGTGCCAGAGGTATTCGATGGACTAATAACTATAAAAAAGATTGTTCGTGTGCCAGGAGAAAGAGCAAAAGTAGCGGTTGAGTCCTACGATGAAAGAATTGACCCTGTTGGAGCTTGTGTCGGAATGAAAGGTGCTAGGATTCACGGAATTGTACGAGAATTAAGAAATGAAAATATTGATGTAATCAACTACACAGATAATATTCAGTTATTCATTACAAGGTCATTGAACCCAGCTAAAGTATCTTCTATTCAGCTAGATGAAGAAAATTCTAAAGCTGATGTATATCTTCACCCAGATCAAGTGTCTCTAGCTATTGGTAGAGGAGGATTCAACATACGATTGGCGAGTATGCTAACTGGATATGAAATTGATGTATATAGAAATATTGATGAAGCCGATGACGATGTTGAATTGACAGAATTTGTTGACGAAATTGAAGGTTGGATTATTGATGAATTAAAATCTATTGGTTGTGATACTGCAAGAGATGTAATAAAATTAGATATTGCAGATCTTGTAAAGCGTACCGATTTAGAAGAAGAGACTGTCAGTGAAGTATTAGAAATACTAAAGGCAGAGCTCGAATAAATATGATTTGAAACGAAATTATGGCAGAACAGTCACAAAGATTATCAAAGGTTGCTAAAGAATTTAATGTTGGTGTTGACACTATTTTAGAATTTTTAGCTAGTAAAGGGGTGGATGATTTGAATAGAAATTCAAAGATTTCACCTGAAACCTATGAAGTATTAGTAGATGAATATCAGCCTGATAAAAAGGTTAAAGCTGAGGCCAAAGAATTGAAGAAAGCTGAGACCGAGCAAAAAAGTCAGGAAAAAGAAGAAGTTCAAACAGTTCGTGTTTCTGTTCCTAAGATGGAGGGCTTAAAAATAGTTTCAAAAGTTGATATTGCTGAGGCAAAATCTACACCTAAACAAGAGGAGGTAAAAGCAGAGGTTGCTGAGCCATCGACTCAAAAGCCTGAAGCCCCTGTTCATGAAAAACCTTCTGATTCTCAAGAGTCTGATGAAAAAGTCGTTGAAAAAACTGACAAACAATCAAAAAACCCTGAAGAATCATCTCAAGATAATGTTGTTACAACTGCCTCTAAAGATAAAACGACAAAAGGAGTTTCTGTTATTCGTGCAAAAGCCAAAAAGTTGGATGGACCAACTATTGTATCCTCTGAAAAAATTGATTTATCTAAGTTTAAAAAGCCAGTTGCTTCTTCTTCTGCTAAAATTGAAGGTAAAAAGAAAAGAAAAAGAGTCTCTACAAAACCTAATACAGCTAAACCTAATAAAGATAGAAAAAACACGACTCCAAAGGTTGAACTTACACCTGAACAAATCCAAAAACAGGTTAGAGAAAACTTGGCTAAGTTACAAAGTGGAGGAAAGAACAAAGGAGCTAAGTTAAGAAGAGAGAAAAGACAAGCTCGAAAAGAACAAGAAGAAATAGACTTAATAAAAATTGAGGAGGAAAGCAAAACTATACAAGTAACAGAGTTTGTTACTACGGCTGAATTTGCTCAATTGATGAATGTTCCGCCAACAGAAGTTATATCTGCTTGTTTTTCACTTGGTATGATGGTGACACAAAATCAACGATTAGATGCAGAAACATTATCTATTGTTTCAGAAGAATTTGGATATACTATCGAATTTGTTGGCGCTGAAGTACAAGAGTCTATTTCTCAAGATGAAGACTCTGAAGAAGATTTGATGCCAAGAGCACCTATCGTAACGGTAATGGGACATGTTGATCATGGTAAAACTTCCCTTTTAGATTACGTAAGAAACGCAAACGTAATTAGTGGTGAAGCAGGTGGAATTACTCAGCACGTAGGTGCATACGAAGTGGATTTAAATGGTAAAAAAATTACTTTCTTAGATACGCCGGGACACGAAGCTTTTACAGCTATGAGGGCGCGTGGTGCTCAAGTTACAGATGTGGTAATTATTGTTGTTGCTGCTGATGATCAAGTAATGCCTCAAACCAAAGAAGCAATTAGTCATGCTCAAGCAGCTGGTGTTCCTATGGTTTTTGCAATCAACAAAATAGATAGAGAAACTGCCAACCCTGATAAAATTAAAGAGCAGTTATCAGCAATAAACATTTTACTAGAAGATTGGGGAGGTAAGTACCAATCGCAAGAGATTTCAGCAAAAACAGGACAGGGGATTAACGAGTTATTGGAGAAGGTATTGTTAGAGGCGGAATTACTTGACCTCAAAGCTAATCCTAATAAAAATGCTATAGGCACTGTAATTGAAGCTTCTCTCGATAAAGGTAAAGGTTACTTAACAACTATATTAGTGGAAGCAGGAACTCTGAAAGTAGGAGATTACGTCTTAGCTGGTTGCTATTCTGGTAAAGTCAAAGCCTTATTAGATGAGAGAGATGCTAAAATGAACCATGCAGGGCCGTCTACACCAGCTGTTCTACTAGGTTTAAATGGAGCAGCTCAAGCTGGTGATAAGTTCAATGTAATGGACGATGAGAGAGAAGCTAAAAACATCGCCACAAAGCGTATGCAGCTTCAAAGGGAGCAAGGAGTAAGAACTCAAAAACACATTACTCTAGATGAAATTGGTAGAAGATTGGCACTTGGAGACTTTAAGGAACTTAATATTATTATAAAAGGTGATGTTGATGGTTCTATAGAAGCTCTTTCAGATTCTTTACAGAAGCTATCAACGGATTTAATAGCAGTAAATATCATACACAAATCTGTTGGTCAAATTTCAGAGTCTGATGTGATGTTAGCAGCAGCTTCAGATGCGGTAATTATTGGATTCCAAGTAAGACCATCAGTTAATGCTAGAAAATTAGCAGAAAACGAACAAATTGATATACGTCTTTACTCCGTGATATATAATGCTATTGAAGAACTTGAAAAAGCAATGGAAGGAATGTTATCACCTGACATTGAGGAGAAAATAGTATGTAATATTGAAATTAGAGAAACTTTCAAAATTTCTAAAGTTGGAACTATTGCGGGATGCTATGTGCTGGATGGTAAAATGACTAGAAACACCCAAGTGAGAGTCATTAGAGATGGAATAGTAGTATATACCGGCGAATTAGCGACCTTAAAACGATTCAAAGACGATGTTAAGGAAGTTTCTTCTGGATATGAATGCGGATTAAGTATCAAAAACTTTAATGACATTAAGGTTGGTGATATTATTGAAGGATTTGAAGAAGTAGAAATAAAAAAGAAACTTTAATTAGTTTACAACTTCTTCGAACGGAACCGTAGCTGGAACGATGTAAGTACCTCTATATTTTCTGCTTATCTCTTTTTGAACTTTATGAGCATCAAGTTTGTTTACGAAGTTTCCAACTTGTATTTTATAATATGGCGATTTGAATTCTAGATAAGTCTTCAAATGAGGAAAATCTGATGAAAATTGTGCGCGTACTTTTTGAGATTCCTCCCTACTTTGACTTTGATTATGATGAATTTGGACTCTGTAGCCATCTACGCCACGTTTTGAATTATTTAGTTTAATTTGAGTTGACATTAAGCTATCAATTCGACTATCATTTATTGTCATATTTTCAGTGTTTTGGGCTATAATTGAGCCAGAAAAAAGACAAATTGTAATAAATATTAAACCTTTCATTTTGCAAATATAGATTTTTATGTTTCTAAGTGTGTGAATTTGAGTGTAATATAAGATTAAACGAAACTTATTTAGAATCAGTATAAATTGGGGTAAAAAAATAAAACTCATAAGACTAAAAATAGTGGAATGTAATACATTTGTGGTCGAGAAAAATCTAGCTTTTGCTACAACTGAATTATACGTTTATAAACATGACTAAATTTATTAAGTTAAGTAAGTATCCTGTCACAATATTCTCCTCGCTAATTATCCTATTATTTGCTATTTCCACTTCTGTATCAGCACAAAATGTTGAAGAAGGTGAGAAATTGTATAAAGCTAATTGTACAGCCTGTCACCAGATTGACAATAAGTTAATTGGTCCAGCCCTAAGAGGTGTTAGCGATAAATATTCTGAGGAATGGTTGATTAAATGGATTAAAAACTCTGCCGAG
Proteins encoded:
- the nusA gene encoding transcription termination/antitermination protein NusA, yielding MNATNLIESFSEFKEFKNIDRETMMNVLEDVFRSIMIKQYGTDENVDVIINIDKGDLEIWRNREIVADEEIEDSNLQISYTDAIKIEPDFEIGEEVSEQVFLKDFGRRQVLALRQTLTSRILDLEKKEIFDRYEDRIGEIINGEVYQVWRNEVLILDGEENELILPKSEAIPSDYFKKGDTIRAVVKSVEMRNHNPLIILSRTAPEFLARLFEQEVPEVFDGLITIKKIVRVPGERAKVAVESYDERIDPVGACVGMKGARIHGIVRELRNENIDVINYTDNIQLFITRSLNPAKVSSIQLDEENSKADVYLHPDQVSLAIGRGGFNIRLASMLTGYEIDVYRNIDEADDDVELTEFVDEIEGWIIDELKSIGCDTARDVIKLDIADLVKRTDLEEETVSEVLEILKAELE
- the infB gene encoding translation initiation factor IF-2; this translates as MAEQSQRLSKVAKEFNVGVDTILEFLASKGVDDLNRNSKISPETYEVLVDEYQPDKKVKAEAKELKKAETEQKSQEKEEVQTVRVSVPKMEGLKIVSKVDIAEAKSTPKQEEVKAEVAEPSTQKPEAPVHEKPSDSQESDEKVVEKTDKQSKNPEESSQDNVVTTASKDKTTKGVSVIRAKAKKLDGPTIVSSEKIDLSKFKKPVASSSAKIEGKKKRKRVSTKPNTAKPNKDRKNTTPKVELTPEQIQKQVRENLAKLQSGGKNKGAKLRREKRQARKEQEEIDLIKIEEESKTIQVTEFVTTAEFAQLMNVPPTEVISACFSLGMMVTQNQRLDAETLSIVSEEFGYTIEFVGAEVQESISQDEDSEEDLMPRAPIVTVMGHVDHGKTSLLDYVRNANVISGEAGGITQHVGAYEVDLNGKKITFLDTPGHEAFTAMRARGAQVTDVVIIVVAADDQVMPQTKEAISHAQAAGVPMVFAINKIDRETANPDKIKEQLSAINILLEDWGGKYQSQEISAKTGQGINELLEKVLLEAELLDLKANPNKNAIGTVIEASLDKGKGYLTTILVEAGTLKVGDYVLAGCYSGKVKALLDERDAKMNHAGPSTPAVLLGLNGAAQAGDKFNVMDDEREAKNIATKRMQLQREQGVRTQKHITLDEIGRRLALGDFKELNIIIKGDVDGSIEALSDSLQKLSTDLIAVNIIHKSVGQISESDVMLAAASDAVIIGFQVRPSVNARKLAENEQIDIRLYSVIYNAIEELEKAMEGMLSPDIEEKIVCNIEIRETFKISKVGTIAGCYVLDGKMTRNTQVRVIRDGIVVYTGELATLKRFKDDVKEVSSGYECGLSIKNFNDIKVGDIIEGFEEVEIKKKL
- the rimP gene encoding ribosome assembly cofactor RimP gives rise to the protein MLKKELIIKLVGDYILENESIFLVDVKVSSSNQIEVLIDSFDGISIKNCITLSRHIESALDRDECDFSLQVASAGLSEPFKVFQQYKKSIGRDVNVYLKGGKELLGKMLDAKEGEGITLETITNKKQGKKKTQIIEQQSLSFDQIDKTKVVISF
- a CDS encoding T9SS type A sorting domain-containing protein, encoding PTCPSVSVEASATTFCSGDVSTLSVSSDYTSYQWYLGTSNNNGNGNGNGNITYNMIDGATSSTYSASSAGNYYVVVLTSEGCEVTSEVMTLNMISLTAVSTMEIDNVTSTAATLDWNNASPTGVYNIRYSTDGGATWTAIDGHLGSSINLTNLIPSTTYEVEIYSSAYGCLSVPYVTSFSTLFECLTPENIVINYNPSEATISWDELVGSLSYEILYNFGSGFTTVTTESNSITLSLSGSTTNVFYIRANCPNDQQSAWSAVQSFSLTCDVPSDIVVSNSGTDLTIDWEGSAPMYRLIYNVGNGWVNVYPTVSDYTVSDVPVGTNVTYYIRSICDDETNFFSSWASGSYTTLSGGKIAQDNSFEVEVYPNPTDGLVNISFDKIIEQNVNIRLVDAFGKEVYRKQFNVGFETSVIGFDISNYAKGVYFLQLVSDDIVKTERIVLH
- a CDS encoding SPOR domain-containing protein; protein product: MKGLIFITICLFSGSIIAQNTENMTINDSRIDSLMSTQIKLNNSKRGVDGYRVQIHHNQSQSREESQKVRAQFSSDFPHLKTYLEFKSPYYKIQVGNFVNKLDAHKVQKEISRKYRGTYIVPATVPFEEVVN